A single window of Desulfovibrio sp. G11 DNA harbors:
- a CDS encoding branched-chain amino acid ABC transporter permease has protein sequence MRLNSSTLLSILVMVLLGCAVWQAETFLGDYQIYIAKLIFINAILALSLNLIYGFTGLFSLGHAGFIAVGAYVSALCILPPEQKEMMWILEPIMWPFSELFTPFWASVLAGGVVATIFAFFIAVPVLRLGDDYLGIATLGFAEIIRVLIVNATPITNGSLGIKGIPGHATLLACYGWVLFTLIVLARLVFSNYGNVLRCIRDNEIAARVMGINVFWNKVLSFCIGAFFAGVGGALLGSHLSTIDPKMFNFLLTFNVLMFVVAGGLGSLTGSLLGATVITILLEWLRAIEEPMDIFGLFELPGIPGMRMVVFSMVLLAIILYRREGIMGTRELTWKRIGAFLRRHKA, from the coding sequence ATGCGCCTGAACAGCAGCACGCTTTTGAGCATACTGGTCATGGTTCTGCTGGGCTGCGCTGTCTGGCAGGCAGAAACCTTTTTGGGCGATTACCAGATTTATATTGCCAAGCTCATCTTCATCAACGCCATTCTGGCCCTTTCACTCAACCTCATTTATGGGTTCACAGGTCTTTTCTCTTTGGGGCATGCGGGCTTTATAGCCGTGGGCGCTTACGTTTCGGCCCTGTGCATTCTGCCGCCGGAACAGAAAGAAATGATGTGGATTCTCGAACCTATAATGTGGCCTTTTTCCGAACTGTTCACGCCGTTCTGGGCCTCTGTGCTGGCCGGGGGCGTTGTAGCCACCATATTCGCTTTTTTTATAGCTGTTCCCGTACTGCGCCTTGGGGATGACTATCTGGGTATAGCCACTCTTGGTTTTGCTGAGATCATCCGGGTGCTCATCGTCAACGCCACGCCCATAACCAACGGCTCTCTGGGCATCAAGGGCATACCGGGACACGCCACACTGCTGGCCTGTTACGGCTGGGTGCTTTTTACCCTCATTGTGCTTGCGCGACTTGTGTTCAGCAACTACGGCAACGTGCTGCGCTGCATACGTGATAACGAGATTGCAGCCAGAGTCATGGGTATCAACGTATTCTGGAACAAGGTGCTTTCTTTCTGCATCGGTGCATTTTTCGCCGGTGTGGGGGGAGCCTTGCTTGGCAGCCACCTTTCCACCATTGACCCAAAGATGTTCAATTTTTTGCTGACCTTCAACGTGCTCATGTTTGTAGTGGCTGGCGGGCTCGGCTCTCTGACGGGCAGTCTGCTTGGTGCTACGGTTATCACCATTCTTCTGGAGTGGCTGCGTGCAATTGAAGAACCCATGGATATCTTTGGCCTGTTCGAGCTGCCGGGCATTCCCGGCATGCGCATGGTGGTGTTTTCAATGGTTCTGCTGGCCATTATCCTGTACCGGCGTGAAGGCATCATGGGCACGAGGGAACTGACCTGGAAGAGAATTGGCGCATTTCTGAGGAGGCACAAGGCATGA
- the rpsI gene encoding 30S ribosomal protein S9, translating to MSEKFEYGTGRRKTATARTRIYAGSGGITVNGRSFENYFPRKTLQMIIRQPLVLAKLADKLDVRVNVAGGGVTGQAEAVRHGISRALLLVDPALRPVLKKAGFLTRDARKKERKKYGLRAARARYQYSKR from the coding sequence ATGAGCGAGAAATTTGAATACGGCACCGGCCGCCGCAAGACCGCCACGGCGCGTACCCGCATATATGCCGGTTCCGGTGGCATCACGGTCAACGGGCGTTCCTTTGAGAACTATTTTCCCCGTAAGACCCTGCAGATGATTATCCGCCAGCCCTTGGTGCTTGCCAAGCTGGCCGACAAGCTCGACGTGCGCGTCAACGTGGCTGGCGGTGGTGTGACCGGTCAGGCCGAAGCTGTGCGCCACGGTATTTCCAGAGCTCTTCTGCTGGTAGACCCGGCCCTGCGCCCTGTGCTCAAGAAAGCCGGCTTTCTTACCCGCGATGCCCGCAAGAAAGAACGTAAAAAGTACGGCCTGCGCGCTGCACGCGCCCGGTACCAGTACTCCAAACGTTAA
- a CDS encoding HD domain-containing protein, with protein sequence MADIRKSLLQLIFSGAYLLRWNDKLRPAELLETDKQAHKMLLACVLWHENSLHMSEEKKVRLAGDIIEGGLFDYFYRLIITDIKPPIFYRIKENPEQYRQLTDHVLESLQPALSPLGPFWERMCRWHHAPDDGSLPRRILTAAHLYASQWEFNLIKPLNSHFDDEMDDIGQSFVDRLHSFTDLKGLEHMRTQGTALNRLANLCGQLRFQIRWTQAPRIPATSVLGHMFIVACFAYFFSLSVNACRARANNNFFCGLFHDLPEVLTRDIISPVKRSVADLPKIIKEYEEKELERRVFAPLRQQGFTALVERISYYLGLGVQSEFQECVRRHGRIEKVSDFCTLQENCNTDALDPKDGRLIKDCDNLAAFLEAHSSIRNGVSSPHLLEARVRLLTLLRQSPLACLKLDSLLADFD encoded by the coding sequence ATGGCAGATATTCGCAAAAGCTTGCTTCAACTCATTTTTTCAGGTGCGTACCTTCTGCGCTGGAACGACAAATTGCGCCCGGCAGAACTGCTTGAAACCGACAAGCAGGCGCACAAGATGCTGCTAGCCTGTGTGCTGTGGCATGAAAACTCGCTCCACATGTCTGAAGAAAAAAAAGTGCGCCTTGCGGGCGACATTATTGAAGGCGGCCTTTTCGACTATTTCTACCGCCTGATCATAACCGACATCAAACCGCCGATCTTTTACCGCATAAAAGAAAATCCCGAACAGTACCGTCAGTTGACAGACCATGTGCTGGAAAGCCTGCAGCCGGCGCTGTCGCCTCTTGGCCCCTTCTGGGAACGGATGTGCCGCTGGCACCATGCGCCGGATGATGGCAGCCTGCCCCGGCGCATACTCACGGCCGCGCACCTGTACGCCTCACAGTGGGAGTTCAATCTTATCAAGCCCCTCAACAGCCATTTTGACGACGAAATGGACGATATCGGGCAATCCTTTGTGGACAGGCTGCATTCGTTCACCGACCTGAAGGGCCTGGAGCATATGCGTACCCAGGGTACAGCCCTGAACCGCCTGGCCAACCTCTGCGGGCAGCTGCGTTTTCAGATCCGCTGGACGCAGGCTCCGCGCATACCCGCAACGTCCGTACTGGGGCACATGTTTATTGTGGCCTGCTTCGCCTACTTTTTCAGCCTGTCGGTCAACGCCTGCCGCGCCAGAGCCAACAACAATTTTTTCTGCGGACTTTTTCATGACCTGCCGGAAGTGCTCACCCGCGACATCATCTCGCCGGTCAAGCGCTCTGTGGCTGACCTGCCAAAGATTATCAAGGAATATGAAGAAAAAGAGCTTGAACGCCGTGTTTTCGCTCCGTTGCGGCAACAGGGATTCACAGCGCTTGTAGAACGCATATCCTACTATCTCGGCCTGGGGGTTCAGTCCGAATTTCAGGAATGCGTACGGCGCCACGGCAGGATTGAAAAGGTTTCGGACTTCTGCACCCTGCAGGAAAACTGCAACACCGACGCCCTTGACCCCAAGGATGGACGCCTTATCAAGGATTGCGACAACCTGGCCGCCTTTCTTGAGGCCCACAGCTCTATCCGTAACGGTGTTTCGTCCCCTCACCTGCTGGAAGCCCGAGTGCGCCTGCTCACCCTGCTGCGGCAAAGCCCGCTTGCATGTCTCAAGCTGGATTCTTTGCTGGCGGACTTTGACTAG
- a CDS encoding branched-chain amino acid ABC transporter permease: MSLDMFLQHCFNALTLGSLYALIAIGYTMVYGILRLINFAHGDILMVGAYFVFFGTFAFGWPWGVAAVVSVAGASLLGVFIERVAYRPLRDAPRISALISAIAVSFFIESLAVVVFTGQPRPVLQPEWLVAEWQIGSLRILPLTAFVPLMTIVLVGFLLYVVYRTKPGLAMRAISKDIETTRLLGVRVDNIIALTFCIGSALAAASGIMWALRYPQVHPYMGIMPGLKAFIAAVFGGIGSIQGAVIGGVALGFVEIMTVAFMPELSGYRDAFAFVLLVLVLFYKPTGLLGERMEEKI; encoded by the coding sequence ATGAGCCTTGACATGTTTTTGCAGCACTGCTTTAACGCCCTTACCCTGGGATCGCTCTACGCGCTTATCGCCATTGGCTACACAATGGTCTACGGCATATTGCGCCTGATCAACTTTGCGCATGGCGATATCCTGATGGTTGGCGCCTACTTTGTTTTTTTCGGCACGTTCGCTTTTGGCTGGCCCTGGGGTGTGGCCGCCGTAGTTTCGGTGGCGGGCGCAAGCCTGCTCGGGGTTTTCATTGAAAGGGTCGCGTACCGGCCTTTGCGCGATGCGCCACGTATTTCGGCGCTTATCAGCGCCATTGCCGTTTCATTTTTTATAGAAAGTCTGGCTGTAGTCGTCTTTACAGGCCAGCCGCGTCCGGTGCTTCAGCCTGAATGGCTTGTTGCCGAGTGGCAGATAGGCAGCCTGCGCATTTTACCGCTCACAGCGTTTGTGCCTTTGATGACCATAGTTCTTGTGGGCTTTCTGCTGTACGTGGTTTATCGCACCAAGCCAGGACTGGCCATGCGCGCCATATCTAAGGATATCGAGACCACGCGCCTGCTCGGTGTGCGGGTGGACAACATCATTGCCCTGACCTTCTGCATCGGTTCGGCTCTGGCCGCGGCTTCAGGCATTATGTGGGCCTTGCGCTACCCCCAGGTGCATCCGTATATGGGGATCATGCCGGGGCTCAAGGCATTTATTGCCGCCGTGTTCGGGGGGATCGGTTCCATCCAGGGCGCGGTTATCGGCGGGGTGGCCCTGGGCTTTGTGGAAATCATGACTGTGGCCTTCATGCCTGAGCTTTCGGGATACCGTGACGCTTTCGCCTTTGTGCTACTGGTGCTTGTGCTTTTTTACAAGCCCACGGGCCTTCTGGGTGAACGCATGGAGGAGAAAATCTGA
- the rplM gene encoding 50S ribosomal protein L13 — MKTFSPTPKDINRQWFVVDAQDQVLGRLASQIAHRLRGKHKPEFAPHMDNGDFIVVVNCEKIKVTGNKLADKKYYRHSGWVGGLKTTILGDVLADKPSRALMAAVKGMLPKNRLGRAMLKKLKIYAGPEHPHTAQNPQPLTLPH; from the coding sequence ATGAAGACGTTCAGCCCCACCCCCAAAGACATCAACCGCCAGTGGTTCGTGGTTGACGCCCAGGATCAGGTGCTTGGCCGTCTGGCCAGCCAGATCGCCCACCGCCTGCGCGGCAAGCACAAGCCGGAATTTGCCCCGCATATGGATAACGGGGACTTTATCGTGGTAGTTAACTGCGAAAAGATCAAGGTCACCGGCAACAAGCTGGCTGACAAAAAATATTACCGGCACTCCGGCTGGGTTGGCGGCCTCAAGACCACCATCCTCGGCGATGTGCTGGCCGACAAGCCTTCCCGCGCCCTGATGGCTGCCGTGAAGGGTATGCTGCCCAAAAATCGCCTGGGCCGCGCCATGCTGAAGAAGCTTAAGATTTACGCCGGGCCTGAACATCCGCACACGGCCCAGAATCCCCAGCCGCTGACGCTGCCGCATTAA
- a CDS encoding ABC transporter ATP-binding protein, which produces MLEIRDLHVRYGGIQAVQGVSLTIPRGSIVTLIGANGAGKSSIIRSIAGLNKNVNGEILLTRHEGETPSSLMGLKPEDMVRRGISLSPEGRRILPHLTVAENLMLGAYSRNDRQEIADDIEWVYTLFPRLKERNWQKGGTLSGGEQQMLAVGRALMSRPDLLMLDEPSLGLAPLLVREIFEIVKRINADGKTVLLVEQNAFAALSVAHYAYILEVGRVVLEGPGRQLLENPKVKEAYLGG; this is translated from the coding sequence ATGCTTGAAATTCGTGACCTTCATGTACGCTACGGCGGCATTCAGGCCGTGCAGGGAGTAAGCCTTACCATCCCGCGCGGCAGCATTGTGACCCTCATTGGAGCCAACGGCGCGGGCAAGAGCAGCATTATCCGCTCCATTGCCGGGCTGAACAAAAACGTTAATGGTGAAATACTGCTAACCCGTCACGAAGGCGAGACACCGTCTTCTCTCATGGGCCTCAAGCCTGAAGATATGGTGCGGCGGGGCATCTCACTCTCTCCTGAGGGGCGGCGCATCCTGCCTCATCTGACAGTTGCCGAAAACCTGATGCTTGGTGCATATTCCCGCAATGACCGTCAGGAAATTGCCGATGATATCGAGTGGGTATATACGCTTTTTCCTCGCCTCAAGGAGCGGAACTGGCAGAAGGGCGGCACACTTTCCGGCGGTGAACAGCAGATGCTGGCCGTGGGCAGGGCGCTCATGAGCCGCCCTGATCTGCTTATGCTGGACGAGCCTTCCCTGGGGCTGGCCCCCTTGCTGGTGCGCGAGATTTTTGAAATCGTCAAACGTATCAATGCCGATGGAAAAACCGTGCTGCTGGTGGAGCAAAATGCTTTTGCGGCTCTTTCTGTGGCACACTACGCCTATATTCTGGAAGTGGGCCGTGTTGTGCTGGAAGGCCCCGGCAGGCAGCTGCTGGAAAACCCCAAAGTCAAAGAAGCTTATCTGGGAGGCTAG
- a CDS encoding ABC transporter substrate-binding protein yields the protein MKMGKFFAALAGLALTFGFAGQALAADAAPIKIGVYLPLTGQNAFGGQLELEGVRLAHKEMPTVLGRPVDLVVVDNKSDKVEAANAVKRLVERDKVVALIGSYGSSLAMSGAEVAEKAKVPGIGTSCTNPLVTQGKKYYFRACFIDPYQGAAAATYARENLGFKKAAVLMDMTNDYAVGLASFFSRSFKKQGGEVVGTLKYSSGDQDFTAQLTELISKQPDIVFMPAYFAEGAIIMKQARELGAKFRLMGADAMDNPDTLKLGGKAAEGFLHTTFPYDPAMTNMSEAAQRFTDAWKATYPDKETNVNGALGYNSYFIIIDAIKRANSAEPQAIAKALGETKDLSTALGVLSINESHDAEMPVGIIEYKDGKRVYVGEVTPK from the coding sequence ATGAAAATGGGCAAATTTTTTGCGGCGCTGGCCGGGCTGGCGCTCACCTTCGGCTTTGCCGGGCAGGCTCTGGCCGCTGATGCCGCTCCTATCAAAATAGGCGTATACCTTCCCTTGACCGGGCAGAATGCCTTTGGCGGGCAGCTTGAGCTTGAAGGCGTACGCCTGGCCCATAAGGAAATGCCCACCGTTCTCGGGCGTCCTGTTGATCTGGTGGTTGTGGACAACAAGTCCGACAAGGTCGAGGCTGCCAACGCTGTAAAACGCCTTGTGGAACGTGACAAGGTTGTGGCGCTCATCGGTTCCTATGGTTCTTCTTTGGCCATGTCTGGCGCAGAAGTGGCCGAAAAGGCCAAAGTTCCCGGCATCGGCACCTCCTGCACCAACCCCCTCGTGACCCAGGGCAAGAAGTATTACTTCCGCGCCTGCTTCATCGACCCCTATCAGGGGGCTGCCGCGGCCACGTATGCCCGTGAAAACCTGGGCTTCAAAAAGGCCGCCGTGCTTATGGATATGACCAATGACTACGCTGTGGGCCTGGCCAGTTTCTTCTCCCGTTCGTTCAAGAAGCAGGGAGGAGAAGTTGTCGGCACTCTCAAGTACAGCTCCGGCGACCAGGACTTCACGGCCCAGCTTACCGAACTGATCTCCAAACAGCCCGACATCGTTTTCATGCCCGCCTACTTTGCTGAAGGCGCTATCATCATGAAGCAGGCCCGTGAACTGGGTGCCAAGTTCCGCCTTATGGGCGCGGACGCCATGGATAACCCCGACACCCTCAAGCTCGGCGGCAAGGCTGCTGAAGGCTTCCTGCACACCACCTTTCCCTATGATCCGGCTATGACCAATATGAGCGAAGCCGCCCAGCGGTTTACCGATGCCTGGAAGGCCACCTATCCCGACAAGGAAACCAACGTTAACGGCGCTCTTGGATACAACAGCTACTTCATCATCATTGACGCCATCAAGCGCGCTAATTCCGCCGAGCCTCAGGCCATTGCCAAGGCTCTGGGCGAAACCAAGGACCTGTCCACGGCTCTTGGCGTGTTGTCCATCAACGAATCTCACGATGCTGAAATGCCCGTGGGCATCATTGAGTACAAGGATGGCAAGCGCGTGTATGTGGGCGAAGTGACGCCCAAATAA
- a CDS encoding translation initiation factor 2, translating into MRVLLLASICMLAGTSGASALTASKGLSFYARDMEFYYKENRPETLPGILRSFDAQNVLYDRQKQLTLAAFLAESLKTDPAARRRLLPLVPSLSRDGKRTLAWAVHLARLTDEAALMQLLLDEKDAILLQQIQHNPTPLLQWDLTREKTVLQMYWAAYTASGNTAYLDAIIDAALRYADLNSSGRQNDPAFAVSQTAAASLYEMAPRHESVQDRVRQRLDGLSGPQAETLRTILRK; encoded by the coding sequence ATGCGGGTCCTGCTTCTCGCCAGCATCTGCATGCTGGCGGGAACATCCGGGGCCTCTGCCCTTACCGCTTCCAAGGGGCTTTCATTCTACGCCCGGGATATGGAGTTCTATTACAAGGAAAACCGGCCCGAAACACTGCCCGGCATCCTTCGCTCGTTTGATGCGCAAAACGTGCTCTACGACCGGCAAAAACAGCTCACCCTCGCGGCCTTTCTGGCAGAGTCCCTCAAGACAGACCCTGCCGCGCGCCGGCGCCTGCTGCCTCTGGTCCCTTCCCTCAGCCGTGACGGCAAACGCACCCTGGCCTGGGCCGTACATCTGGCACGGCTTACGGATGAAGCGGCGCTTATGCAGTTGCTGCTGGATGAAAAAGACGCCATCCTGCTACAGCAGATACAGCATAATCCCACGCCCCTGCTGCAATGGGACCTAACAAGGGAAAAAACAGTCCTGCAGATGTATTGGGCAGCCTACACTGCTTCGGGCAACACTGCCTATCTGGACGCCATCATTGACGCCGCGCTGCGCTATGCCGACCTCAACTCCAGCGGCAGGCAGAATGATCCGGCTTTTGCCGTAAGCCAGACCGCAGCGGCATCGCTTTACGAAATGGCCCCCCGCCACGAATCGGTACAAGACCGTGTGCGGCAAAGACTTGACGGCCTTTCCGGCCCGCAGGCAGAAACCCTGCGCACCATATTGCGAAAATAG
- a CDS encoding ABC transporter ATP-binding protein, which yields MSEFILPRPPHYEGALLLARDVTMRFGGVTAVSELSLALPKGSIAGIIGPNGAGKTTAFNVLSGFYTPQGGDVIFDGQSIKGRKPYDICRQGMARTFQNIRLSQHMTVLENIMVGCHVRRHCPWWMAPLGLPSFYREEAEIREKSRKLAERVNLGEHLDDLAGSLPYGAQRRLEIARALATEPRLLLLDEPAAGMNPQESIELMHFIGHIRDEFDLTILLIEHDMKVVMGVCQYIWVMEYGALIAEGGPEDIRNNPVVIRAYLGEDMGAGGMF from the coding sequence ATGAGCGAGTTTATTCTGCCCCGCCCCCCGCATTATGAAGGCGCCTTGCTTCTCGCCCGGGATGTGACCATGCGCTTTGGCGGCGTTACTGCCGTGAGCGAGCTTTCACTGGCCCTGCCCAAGGGAAGCATCGCAGGCATCATTGGACCGAACGGTGCGGGAAAAACAACGGCCTTCAACGTGCTCAGCGGATTTTACACGCCGCAGGGTGGAGATGTCATTTTTGACGGACAGAGCATCAAGGGCCGGAAGCCCTATGATATCTGCCGTCAGGGCATGGCCCGCACGTTTCAGAACATCCGCCTTTCGCAACACATGACCGTGCTTGAAAATATCATGGTGGGCTGTCATGTGCGGCGTCACTGCCCCTGGTGGATGGCGCCGCTCGGTCTGCCGTCTTTTTACCGTGAAGAAGCCGAAATCAGGGAAAAAAGCCGCAAGCTGGCGGAACGGGTAAATCTTGGCGAGCATCTCGATGACCTGGCCGGCAGCCTGCCTTACGGCGCGCAGCGCCGGCTTGAGATTGCCCGTGCTCTGGCTACCGAACCCCGGCTGCTTTTGCTGGACGAGCCTGCTGCAGGGATGAACCCCCAGGAAAGCATTGAGCTTATGCATTTCATTGGTCATATCCGCGACGAATTTGATCTGACCATCCTGCTCATCGAGCATGACATGAAAGTTGTCATGGGCGTATGCCAGTACATCTGGGTTATGGAGTACGGCGCGCTCATCGCTGAAGGCGGGCCGGAGGATATTCGTAATAATCCCGTAGTAATCCGCGCCTACCTTGGTGAGGACATGGGCGCTGGCGGCATGTTTTGA
- a CDS encoding YcaO-like family protein, producing MTAMTRDGQPSGRFPILDYAYTHEQTQATTGYFSCVPPEGLGFEAALERLEAAPMDDFLHLHLLRHLSAQNTGYLAGLAALCHDEKKDDFVRPVLAALLLECAILVPQHEKACAAFPADAAARLAHASPALYLRAVCRSDMETAAAWSELFRNNICGHHALPRPEEAGIPLLFSQKSIAETARGMAAGAGSIVAHHERLAAEAAPAWQRPPAQETFLRALDALMEAGIIAGPEMRHEASLSPIALLRAWQVDMEVCCGAARHRLRGQATAYGRGLSLAAARASYAMEIVERSSAYVSIGPSDDGCDGDCERAEVGQVRNRKQPLPLVKARFSELQAWGRAALDPNMLPVETPYEDSPLHWLPAVAPDGSGVLVPAQAVFLFCNLDEQALFLAGGSTGLASGNTLDEARQAALTEIFERDAEATTPYSRSRCFVLKSRDARLQSLLDDYAACGINVQFQDITTEFGLPVYQCFVMGRDGVLARATGAGLSGPRAALAALTETPWPYSTSQAVRPTPSGPGLAGLPVRMLEDLPDYSLPSPADNCRLLEAILADHGKKPLYVDISRADLDLPVVRAIVPHLSLTGEWDRFSRPDMRIFARYLNLFT from the coding sequence ATGACCGCTATGACCAGAGACGGCCAGCCTTCAGGCCGGTTTCCTATCCTTGATTACGCTTATACGCACGAACAGACGCAGGCCACCACCGGCTATTTTTCCTGTGTGCCGCCTGAGGGCCTGGGGTTCGAGGCCGCCCTCGAGCGCCTTGAAGCCGCGCCTATGGATGATTTTCTTCATCTGCATCTTCTCCGTCATCTGAGTGCGCAAAATACGGGCTATCTGGCCGGGCTTGCGGCCTTGTGCCATGATGAAAAAAAGGATGATTTCGTGCGTCCTGTTCTGGCTGCCCTGCTGCTGGAGTGCGCGATTCTTGTGCCGCAGCATGAAAAAGCCTGCGCAGCCTTTCCCGCCGATGCTGCGGCTCGCCTGGCGCATGCCAGTCCGGCACTGTACCTGCGGGCGGTCTGCCGTTCCGACATGGAGACCGCAGCAGCGTGGAGCGAGCTGTTCCGGAACAATATTTGTGGGCATCATGCGCTGCCGCGCCCGGAAGAGGCAGGCATTCCTTTGCTTTTCAGCCAGAAAAGCATTGCGGAAACAGCCCGGGGTATGGCAGCCGGGGCAGGCTCCATCGTCGCGCACCATGAGCGGCTAGCTGCGGAGGCTGCCCCGGCATGGCAGCGCCCTCCAGCCCAAGAGACATTTTTGCGCGCCCTGGATGCCCTGATGGAGGCGGGTATTATTGCCGGTCCGGAAATGCGTCACGAAGCATCGCTTTCGCCCATAGCACTGCTGCGGGCATGGCAGGTGGATATGGAGGTGTGCTGCGGCGCGGCACGTCACCGCTTGCGTGGTCAGGCCACTGCTTATGGCCGGGGGCTGTCTCTTGCTGCGGCGCGTGCCTCTTATGCCATGGAGATTGTGGAGCGTTCCAGTGCTTACGTCAGTATCGGGCCATCGGATGACGGATGCGATGGTGATTGCGAGCGGGCGGAAGTCGGGCAGGTGCGCAACCGCAAGCAGCCGCTGCCGCTGGTGAAGGCCCGTTTTTCCGAGTTGCAGGCATGGGGCAGGGCAGCTCTGGATCCCAACATGTTGCCTGTGGAAACCCCGTACGAAGACTCTCCTTTGCACTGGCTGCCAGCCGTGGCACCGGATGGAAGCGGGGTTCTTGTGCCGGCCCAGGCAGTATTTTTGTTCTGCAACCTTGATGAGCAGGCTCTTTTTCTGGCCGGTGGTTCTACAGGGCTTGCATCGGGCAACACGCTGGATGAAGCCCGGCAGGCGGCGTTGACGGAAATATTCGAGCGCGATGCCGAAGCCACCACGCCTTACAGCCGCTCACGCTGCTTTGTCCTGAAAAGCCGTGATGCGCGTCTGCAATCCCTGCTGGATGATTATGCCGCTTGCGGCATCAATGTACAGTTTCAGGACATTACTACTGAATTCGGGCTGCCCGTGTACCAGTGTTTTGTTATGGGACGCGATGGCGTCCTTGCCCGGGCCACGGGTGCGGGGCTGAGCGGCCCGCGCGCCGCCCTTGCCGCACTGACGGAAACCCCCTGGCCCTATTCCACCTCGCAAGCCGTTCGGCCTACGCCTTCCGGCCCCGGCCTTGCCGGGCTCCCCGTGCGTATGCTGGAAGACCTGCCGGACTACAGCCTGCCATCGCCCGCCGACAATTGCCGCCTGCTGGAGGCCATATTGGCTGATCACGGCAAAAAACCACTTTATGTGGATATAAGCCGGGCGGACCTTGATTTGCCTGTTGTGCGGGCCATTGTCCCCCATCTCTCACTCACCGGAGAATGGGACAGGTTTTCGCGGCCGGATATGCGGATTTTTGCGCGTTACCTTAATCTGTTTACCTGA